The following coding sequences are from one Bufo bufo chromosome 2, aBufBuf1.1, whole genome shotgun sequence window:
- the CNN2 gene encoding calponin-2 — translation MSTQFNKGPSYGLSAEVRNRLAQKYDPQKEAELQVWIEEVTGMSIGPDFQKGLKDGVILCELMNKLRPKTIPKINVSKQNWHQLENLSNFIKAMSTYGIKSVDLFEANDLFENGNMTQVQVSLLALAGMAKTKGLHSDVDIGVKYSERQERNFDDNVKKAGQCVIGLQMGTNKCASQSGMTAYGTRRHLYDPKHSILPPMDHSTISLQMGTNKGASQVGMTAPGTRRHIYDTKTGTEKCDNSSMSLQMGSNQGANQSGQIFGLGRQIYDPKYCPKGNPDSLPNQYEDQDHQEYGYNQEQDL, via the exons ATGAGCACCCAGTTCAACAAGGGCCCGTCCTACGGCTTGTCTGCAGAAGTTAGGAACAGG TTGGCACAGAAATATGATCCTCAGAAGGAGGCAGAACTTCAAGTCTGGATTGAAGAGGTCACTGGAATGTCCATTGGGCCAGATTTCCAGAAGGGGTTAAAAGATGGCGTCATTTTATGCGA ACTTATGAACAAGCTGAGGCCAAAGACCATCCCAAAAATTAATGTCTCCAAGCAAAACTGGCATCAG CTTGAAAATCTTTCCAACTTCATCAAAGCCATGTCTACTTATGGAATAAAATCTGTGGATCTGTTTGAGGCAAATGACCTTTTTGAAAATGGGAATATGACTCAAGTCCAGGTGTCTTTGCTGGCGCTGGCTGGGATG GCCAAGACCAAAGGTCTCCACAGTGATGTGGATATTGGAGTGAAATACTCAGAGAGACAAGAGAGAAACTTTGATGACAACGTAAAAAAAGCAGGACAGTGTgttataggactgcag ATGGGCACTAATAAGTGTGCCAGCCAGTCTGGAATGACTGCCTACGGAACAAGAAGGCATCTGTATGACCCAAAGCACAGTATCTTGCCACCTATGGACCATTCCACAATAAGCCTTCAAATGGGCACTAACAAAGGAGCCAGTCAG GTGGGGATGACCGCTCCTGGGACAAGAAGACACATTTACGATACAAAGACAGGCACTGAAAAGTGTGACAATTCTTCCATGTCCCTGCAGATGGGATCTAATCAGGGAGCCAACCAAAGCGGCCAGATATTTGGCCTAGGCCGTCAGATCTATGATCCCAAATATTGTCCAAAGGGCAATCCTGACAGTCTGCCGAATCAGTACGAGGACCAGGATCACCAGGAGTATGGCTACAATCAGGAACAAGACTTGTAA